TCGGCCGTGCGGTGACGGGCGTGTCCGCCATCGCCTAGACTCCCTGCCTCACCCGTGGTGCTGGCGGCTCAGTCCTGGGGGAGTTTTTCGCCTGCCTCCACGCGGACATCAATCGAATTGCCGCGGACCGGCATGGGGCACGTGCCGTACGGCGAAAAAGCGCTGGGGTAGTTGATGGTGCGGTTGAAGTCGATGACAACCGACCCGTCCGGGCGGGGACGCGGGATGAAGACCTTTCGCCACTCATCCGTGGAATCCCCGTTGGTCTCATCATGGAAGGTCACGTTCAGGGCCCCAAGCTTCTCTCCCTCGGCATGAAGGCGAATGTGGTGGGGGACGCCCGGAACCCGGAAGACCACCTCGCCCACCGACCGGTGGACACCGTCAACCAACGGGTTCGCAGTGCCGATGGGGACGTCCACCGGCTCCGGGTAAGCCTCGAATTTGCCCTCGATAACCCAATCGGGGTTGTAGTCGTAGGTAGGAACGCCCTTGAACTCCGTCAGCACGGGAGAGCTGTTGTCCCGGGTACGGATCGCATACTTGTCCGCCCGCATGGCAAGTTCCACCACGACCTGGCGGCCATCTGCCCCGCCAAACTGGACCCACATCAGCGATTCTTCATCCTGCAGCTCCGCGCTGACCGTACCGTCAACCGATTCTCCGGTTTCAACGAATGAGAGGCCCTCGGCAGCGCTCGCTGTAAGGAATGCTGTTGTGCCGTCCGTGGACCAGAGACCTGGCACCAGTTCGAGTTCCGAAGGCTCTGGCTGCAGCCACTGGAATGACGTGAGCGTCAGCCAGCCATGGTCAGTGGCCAGCGCCGCATTTCGGCC
This Paenarthrobacter sp. GOM3 DNA region includes the following protein-coding sequences:
- a CDS encoding DUF1684 domain-containing protein codes for the protein MSSPTTATEAQLARWERFRSGRNAALATDHGWLTLTSFQWLQPEPSELELVPGLWSTDGTTAFLTASAAEGLSFVETGESVDGTVSAELQDEESLMWVQFGGADGRQVVVELAMRADKYAIRTRDNSSPVLTEFKGVPTYDYNPDWVIEGKFEAYPEPVDVPIGTANPLVDGVHRSVGEVVFRVPGVPHHIRLHAEGEKLGALNVTFHDETNGDSTDEWRKVFIPRPRPDGSVVIDFNRTINYPSAFSPYGTCPMPVRGNSIDVRVEAGEKLPQD